The Bdellovibrionales bacterium genome has a window encoding:
- the nusB gene encoding transcription antitermination factor NusB — MTRRTGRELALQIIFQKEFMPNADEQELLKIFKNHFTLDDQQLDYSEALVKAVFHHKESIDGIIQKYSVHWSLKRLSLIDLNILRIAVCEMLFENLDPVPPKVIINESLEIAKKYSSQDSPAFINGILDQIFHKEKPTPE, encoded by the coding sequence ATGACCCGCAGAACTGGGCGCGAGCTCGCTTTACAGATTATTTTTCAAAAAGAATTCATGCCCAATGCGGATGAGCAAGAGTTATTAAAGATTTTCAAAAATCATTTTACGTTAGATGATCAGCAGCTTGATTACAGCGAAGCCTTAGTCAAAGCGGTTTTTCACCACAAGGAATCCATCGATGGCATCATCCAAAAGTACAGTGTCCATTGGAGTCTCAAGCGTTTATCCTTGATCGATCTTAATATTTTACGAATTGCCGTTTGCGAAATGCTCTTTGAGAATTTAGATCCGGTCCCTCCGAAGGTGATTATTAATGAGTCTTTGGAGATTGCCAAAAAATACAGCTCACAAGATTCGCCGGCATTTATAAACGGTATTCTAGACCAGATTTTTCATAAAGAAAAACCCACACCTGAATGA
- a CDS encoding S8 family serine peptidase yields the protein MKLIRSFIIVGVSFSLIHCSKKSSPWETMPAPQKESDLGYIVTATESEMTKLQSQIPGAKVRRLSVNIFEVSKVDPRTLTSFLTNKSITKNQLIEGTLHKLDMPSFKAKETSQDASLAIETCQASEVAPDMELDININPDTLTVELGQEVKITATATAHESVGGDVRILWDVVAVPSFSSFKIEKGIAAEQTFTPDSVGMYRFAVIAQDKNLSCSLAVVPVFVTANPAVSQDLQLAQIPTADKFVQLTSIEAPQAWNMAQGEGIVVAVIDTGLNYNHPGIRENIAFNTKDLNSDDSDNDGNTFKNDFMGWDFVNGDNLPFDDEGHGSHVSGLVASPIMGVAPKAKILPIKALNAGGSSDLGSIVAAVRYAVDAGAHVINMSLSFEDVNQQGEPAQMREAIEYARSKNVVVLAASGNGNAKNGIGYDIEEIPNYPASFQMDNVISVAATAKGKITGYSNFNSKRVHLAAPGGSFVPGQAMEEQELLFSLATLNPADRPFAPSMGTSMATPVAAGLVALMLSANPTLNPVEVRDIMMNTGDRIETLVGKTVSGNQINAKKALLKALDLKLAQVSK from the coding sequence ATGAAACTCATTCGTTCATTCATTATCGTTGGGGTATCGTTCAGCTTAATTCACTGCAGCAAAAAGTCGTCCCCATGGGAGACGATGCCAGCTCCGCAAAAAGAGTCGGATCTGGGTTATATCGTCACCGCCACTGAGAGCGAGATGACAAAGCTTCAAAGCCAAATCCCAGGTGCGAAAGTCCGTCGACTCAGTGTGAATATCTTCGAGGTGTCCAAGGTGGATCCCCGCACGCTCACGTCTTTTCTCACCAATAAAAGCATCACCAAGAACCAATTGATCGAGGGCACTCTTCACAAATTGGACATGCCTTCTTTTAAGGCCAAGGAGACTTCGCAGGATGCGTCCTTAGCCATCGAAACTTGCCAAGCGAGCGAGGTCGCTCCCGACATGGAGTTGGATATAAATATCAATCCCGACACGTTGACCGTAGAGCTGGGCCAAGAGGTTAAAATCACAGCGACCGCGACGGCCCATGAATCGGTGGGCGGTGACGTGCGAATTCTTTGGGATGTTGTCGCGGTCCCTAGCTTTTCCAGCTTTAAAATCGAAAAGGGCATCGCTGCGGAACAGACCTTCACTCCCGACAGTGTAGGCATGTACCGATTTGCGGTGATCGCGCAGGACAAAAATCTTTCGTGCAGTCTGGCGGTCGTTCCCGTCTTCGTGACAGCCAATCCGGCCGTCTCTCAAGACTTGCAATTGGCGCAAATCCCCACGGCGGATAAATTTGTACAGCTCACTTCCATTGAAGCGCCTCAAGCTTGGAATATGGCTCAAGGCGAAGGCATCGTGGTGGCAGTGATCGATACCGGTCTCAACTACAATCACCCTGGCATTCGCGAAAATATCGCCTTCAACACCAAAGATTTGAACTCTGATGATTCAGACAACGACGGCAATACTTTTAAGAACGATTTTATGGGTTGGGATTTTGTCAATGGTGACAACCTTCCTTTTGATGATGAAGGCCATGGTAGCCACGTTTCCGGATTGGTCGCCTCTCCGATTATGGGTGTAGCTCCGAAAGCGAAGATCTTACCGATCAAAGCTCTTAATGCCGGTGGGTCCTCCGATTTAGGAAGCATCGTTGCGGCGGTTCGTTACGCCGTGGACGCTGGAGCTCATGTGATCAATATGTCTTTGAGTTTCGAAGACGTAAATCAACAGGGCGAGCCTGCACAAATGAGAGAAGCGATCGAGTACGCTCGATCTAAGAATGTGGTGGTCCTTGCGGCTTCTGGAAATGGGAACGCTAAAAACGGAATCGGTTACGATATCGAAGAGATTCCGAATTACCCGGCTTCGTTCCAAATGGACAACGTGATCTCCGTCGCTGCGACGGCCAAAGGGAAAATCACCGGATACTCCAACTTTAATTCGAAGCGGGTGCATCTCGCAGCTCCGGGCGGCAGCTTTGTTCCTGGTCAAGCCATGGAAGAGCAAGAATTATTGTTCTCTTTAGCTACCCTGAACCCCGCCGACCGACCCTTCGCTCCCTCCATGGGAACTTCAATGGCGACTCCGGTGGCCGCTGGATTAGTGGCCCTTATGTTGAGCGCCAATCCGACTTTGAATCCCGTTGAAGTGCGAGACATCATGATGAACACCGGAGATCGTATCGAAACGCTGGTCGGTAAAACAGTGAGCGGAAATCAAATCAATGCAAAAAAAGCCCTCCTCAAGGCCCTAGACCTTAAGCTAGCTCAAGTATCGAAGTGA
- the nrdR gene encoding transcriptional regulator NrdR has translation MKCPSCNSLNTKVIETRATKDNTSIKRRRECEACSFRFSTAENLILSLPMVIKKSGSREVFNASKITNGLRAACFKRPVTAPQIQQIVDKTVRWVSKRQVDDLSSREIGIYVMNELKAIDKVASIRFASVHQSFNDIEEFVSNLEKNF, from the coding sequence ATGAAATGCCCGAGCTGCAATTCTTTAAATACCAAAGTGATCGAAACTCGCGCGACCAAAGATAATACGAGCATTAAACGCCGGAGAGAATGCGAAGCCTGTAGTTTTCGTTTTTCCACCGCCGAGAACCTGATTCTCTCTTTGCCCATGGTGATCAAGAAGAGTGGGAGCCGGGAAGTGTTTAATGCATCCAAAATTACCAATGGTTTGCGGGCCGCTTGCTTTAAGCGCCCGGTGACGGCTCCACAAATTCAGCAAATTGTTGATAAAACGGTCCGTTGGGTTTCTAAGCGCCAGGTCGATGATTTGAGCTCTCGTGAAATCGGTATTTATGTTATGAACGAGTTGAAAGCGATTGATAAAGTGGCTTCGATTCGTTTTGCCAGTGTTCATCAGTCGTTTAATGATATCGAAGAATTTGTTTCCAATCTCGAAAAGAACTTTTAG
- a CDS encoding HIT domain-containing protein: MERDIVVRPERMRYVRRMIKTKGCVFCEAAITQDRDERHVLLRSRNAMVILNKYPYNSGHLLVLPLRHEGELPNLEDQEFQELNLLVRESVRLLKAEYHCEGLNVGLNLGAAAGAGIPEHLHYHIIPRWFGDTNFFPLIAETKLTVETPEQTYSRLKAAFLKLEKELK; encoded by the coding sequence ATCGAGCGGGACATCGTGGTTCGCCCCGAGCGTATGCGCTACGTTCGCCGCATGATTAAAACGAAGGGCTGCGTTTTTTGCGAAGCTGCGATCACTCAGGATCGCGACGAGAGGCACGTGCTTCTGAGATCCCGAAACGCTATGGTGATCCTCAATAAGTATCCTTACAATAGCGGGCATCTTTTGGTGCTACCTCTACGCCACGAAGGTGAATTGCCCAATCTCGAAGATCAAGAGTTTCAAGAATTAAATCTCCTAGTGCGTGAAAGCGTACGCCTTTTAAAAGCGGAGTATCATTGCGAAGGATTAAACGTAGGCCTTAATTTAGGGGCGGCGGCGGGAGCCGGGATCCCGGAGCACCTTCATTATCATATTATCCCGCGCTGGTTCGGGGACACCAATTTCTTTCCCCTCATCGCCGAAACAAAATTGACCGTGGAAACTCCTGAGCAAACGTACTCGCGATTGAAAGCGGCGTTTCTAAAATTAGAAAAGGAATTGAAATGA
- a CDS encoding TonB-dependent receptor yields MKSEWKFLNTLERSVLSPRLFAKWQPTDHFMQQLAYGYGYRMPLTSIESAHGAYDGFLVNITELEKSHSFLYSVSYNTESYYLTPSVHFTRLKNMSYPLQPAMAHSGPLQFVNDPQSHNIVIYDILGGVKPFPNWLLEAGFEYYTYPDDYKSKLPTAAIERRVNLRSELEWDNYTFVVSGMWVGARDLSKYYMYPDHYNISQGLLGVADQKLQRSPHYWLWNTSLGKKVRSFEVTAGVENIFNYTQTKKGDSPAMWHSHDGHTHLDNRHVWGPNRGREFYLRLTYNF; encoded by the coding sequence ATGAAGAGTGAATGGAAATTTTTGAACACTCTCGAGCGAAGCGTTCTCTCGCCACGTCTCTTCGCCAAGTGGCAACCTACCGATCACTTTATGCAACAGCTCGCCTACGGCTATGGCTACCGAATGCCTCTCACATCCATCGAATCGGCTCACGGCGCCTACGATGGCTTCCTCGTTAATATTACCGAACTCGAAAAGTCCCACTCCTTTTTGTACTCCGTGAGTTACAATACCGAGTCCTATTACCTCACCCCGAGTGTCCACTTCACCCGACTAAAAAATATGTCCTATCCTCTCCAGCCGGCGATGGCTCATTCCGGGCCCCTTCAGTTTGTGAATGATCCGCAAAGCCACAATATTGTCATTTACGACATCCTTGGAGGTGTTAAACCCTTTCCGAACTGGCTATTGGAAGCCGGCTTTGAATATTACACGTATCCTGATGACTACAAAAGTAAGCTCCCTACGGCTGCCATCGAAAGACGCGTGAATCTTCGCTCAGAATTAGAGTGGGACAACTATACGTTTGTCGTCTCGGGGATGTGGGTCGGCGCCCGCGATCTTAGCAAATACTATATGTACCCAGATCATTACAATATCAGCCAAGGCCTCCTTGGAGTGGCCGACCAGAAGCTTCAACGCTCACCCCACTACTGGTTGTGGAACACGAGCCTCGGTAAAAAAGTGAGATCCTTCGAAGTGACCGCGGGCGTGGAAAACATTTTTAATTACACGCAAACCAAAAAAGGAGACAGTCCTGCCATGTGGCATTCTCACGATGGACACACTCACCTCGACAACCGGCATGTTTGGGGACCTAATCGTGGCCGCGAATTTTATTTAAGACTCACCTATAACTTTTAG
- a CDS encoding LysR family transcriptional regulator, producing the protein MTAAAEKLYLTQPAVSQQIRNLEEELSVELLVRGSRQAKATSQGQILYEYARRILSLSQQAQVAIQTMNVEVEGTFKIGTLNSLGLYIVSPIIGLFLKHNSKLIVHMTYTDGPSLIQAFEDGELDIIILPDAQVEYGIEPKSSEKKFLMQDEMWLIGSAKDSQLPEDIEVQDLALKPYVSLMERYPNFQKELNKAMSKAGLELTPVFETVNVGTLKRVLESGLGWGFLPAHSIRKHVRTGRLNSVPVLDFSYSTNIFYYYKKNKLDENAQRMNEAFFRALSQQVASR; encoded by the coding sequence ATGACGGCCGCTGCGGAAAAGCTCTATCTCACGCAGCCGGCGGTGAGTCAGCAGATTCGAAATCTCGAGGAGGAATTAAGTGTCGAGCTCCTAGTGCGTGGATCGCGGCAGGCCAAAGCCACCTCCCAGGGGCAAATTCTTTACGAATATGCGCGACGAATACTTTCTTTAAGCCAACAGGCCCAGGTCGCTATTCAAACCATGAATGTCGAAGTTGAAGGCACTTTTAAAATCGGCACTTTAAATTCTTTAGGTTTGTACATTGTGAGCCCGATTATTGGGCTCTTCCTCAAGCACAATTCTAAACTGATCGTGCACATGACTTACACCGATGGGCCTTCGCTGATTCAGGCCTTTGAGGACGGAGAGTTGGACATCATCATTCTCCCGGATGCTCAAGTGGAGTATGGAATTGAACCTAAAAGTTCGGAAAAGAAATTTCTGATGCAGGATGAAATGTGGTTGATCGGTTCAGCTAAAGATTCCCAACTTCCAGAAGATATTGAGGTGCAAGATCTTGCTCTTAAGCCTTATGTCAGCCTCATGGAGAGATATCCGAACTTTCAAAAGGAACTGAATAAAGCCATGTCAAAGGCGGGCCTGGAGTTGACTCCCGTCTTCGAAACGGTCAACGTCGGTACTTTAAAGCGCGTTTTAGAGTCGGGTTTAGGCTGGGGATTTTTACCGGCTCACAGTATTCGTAAACACGTCCGCACAGGCCGCCTGAATTCCGTTCCGGTTCTGGATTTCTCCTACTCGACAAATATTTTTTACTATTACAAAAAGAATAAACTCGATGAAAACGCTCAGCGAATGAATGAAGCTTTTTTTAGAGCGCTTTCTCAGCAAGTGGCCAGCCGCTAG
- a CDS encoding flagellar basal body-associated FliL family protein → MKLSLIILAVVNFLCLAGGGTLAFLAIMDSPRPKVEENKVHVTLEDFLKKEKVFADKPIVYSLEPFTVNLSNQDEEKIVQLEVNLEMLDERSYEEVVGKSAMVRDTVVRILSEKKYQDIASIQGKLFLKDDISLSINKQLDYGFIKDIYFTRFMLQ, encoded by the coding sequence ATGAAACTGTCATTAATTATACTCGCAGTAGTAAACTTTCTTTGTCTGGCCGGCGGCGGTACCTTAGCGTTTCTGGCGATTATGGATTCTCCGCGCCCCAAGGTCGAAGAAAATAAAGTTCATGTCACTCTTGAGGATTTTCTTAAAAAAGAAAAAGTCTTCGCAGATAAGCCTATAGTTTATTCTCTCGAACCTTTTACCGTAAACCTTTCCAATCAGGATGAAGAAAAGATCGTCCAACTCGAGGTCAATTTAGAGATGCTCGATGAGCGCAGTTACGAAGAGGTCGTTGGCAAGTCCGCGATGGTCCGCGACACCGTGGTCAGAATTCTTTCTGAAAAGAAGTATCAAGATATCGCTTCGATTCAGGGGAAATTGTTTTTGAAGGACGATATCTCTCTTTCGATCAATAAGCAGTTGGATTATGGGTTTATAAAAGACATCTACTTCACTCGCTTCATGCTGCAATAG
- a CDS encoding rhomboid family intramembrane serine protease, with the protein MQSPQFQLTSPSPFVKKLIFANIGIWVLLQIFLERIILVSVMDQPPLITNYLGLIPQLTIEKFFMWQPITYIFLHAVENPMHILFNMLSLWFFGSELEQRWGSRFFFIYYMVCGIGAGFIYLAGMVIVGLSKGAIPMGYSVPVVGASGAIFGLLLAYGILFGDRMIYFFGAFPIKAKYFVMIIGVVEIFGLLGSGTGSPVANLAHIGGLITGFIFLWFWTRYQQGKWRKQSVARRNLKLVVNRDKNEDPKYWN; encoded by the coding sequence ATGCAAAGCCCACAATTTCAACTCACCTCACCCTCGCCATTTGTAAAAAAACTCATTTTTGCCAATATTGGTATTTGGGTACTTCTTCAGATATTTCTTGAGCGAATTATTTTGGTTTCGGTGATGGATCAACCTCCATTGATTACAAATTATTTGGGATTGATTCCACAGCTCACCATCGAAAAGTTTTTTATGTGGCAACCGATCACGTATATTTTTCTTCATGCGGTTGAGAACCCGATGCACATTCTTTTTAATATGCTGAGCCTGTGGTTCTTTGGTTCGGAGCTTGAGCAGCGTTGGGGAAGTCGATTCTTCTTTATTTATTACATGGTGTGCGGGATTGGCGCAGGTTTTATCTATTTAGCAGGAATGGTGATTGTCGGTTTAAGTAAAGGTGCGATCCCCATGGGCTACTCGGTTCCTGTGGTCGGAGCCTCCGGAGCCATATTTGGTCTACTTTTGGCTTACGGCATTCTGTTTGGTGATCGTATGATTTATTTTTTTGGGGCCTTTCCGATCAAGGCCAAATACTTTGTGATGATCATCGGGGTGGTTGAGATCTTTGGGCTCCTGGGATCGGGAACGGGAAGTCCTGTGGCGAACCTCGCTCACATCGGTGGACTAATCACCGGTTTTATTTTCCTTTGGTTTTGGACTCGCTATCAGCAGGGGAAGTGGCGGAAACAGAGTGTGGCGCGACGTAATCTCAAGCTGGTGGTGAATCGTGATAAAAACGAGGATCCCAAGTATTGGAACTAA
- the mce gene encoding methylmalonyl-CoA epimerase has translation MSTFTPSQDFAIDHVGIAVNSLDEGGAFFKALGLTESGRETVASEKVNVAFFPLSNDCAIELIEPLSDDSTIKKFIEKKGTGLQQLCIRVRNIEAVVQRLKEHNIQLINDVPRPGAHNCRVVFVHPKSTGGVLIELSEPAK, from the coding sequence ATGAGTACATTCACTCCCTCCCAAGATTTTGCCATTGATCATGTTGGAATCGCCGTCAACTCCCTCGATGAAGGTGGCGCGTTTTTTAAGGCCCTGGGTCTCACCGAAAGCGGTCGAGAAACCGTCGCGAGCGAGAAGGTCAATGTGGCTTTCTTTCCGCTGTCGAACGACTGTGCCATCGAATTGATCGAGCCCTTAAGCGACGACAGCACGATTAAAAAGTTCATCGAGAAAAAAGGGACCGGCCTGCAACAGCTCTGCATTCGAGTTCGCAATATCGAGGCTGTGGTTCAACGCCTCAAGGAACATAATATTCAGCTGATCAACGACGTGCCTCGACCTGGAGCTCATAACTGCCGAGTGGTCTTTGTGCACCCGAAGTCGACCGGCGGAGTCTTGATCGAGTTGAGCGAGCCCGCAAAGTAG
- a CDS encoding methyltransferase domain-containing protein has translation MRSSSETRYFKHLFDRCAEALASIFNENKHADKVIEYYFRNNKKWGKRDRHFFAETIYECVRWWNQLAFLALGKTEPQSLEDIHRIIAAFFLKTEKDLPEWYEKYDREIQNRLAIPLARHLQFAVPEWLYLRGKEELGEVQWHEALNHLNTPAKVVLRVNTLKISRRDFLRECAREEFHVDEKPLPQAPDAVVMTQRKNIFASQLFQKGLCEVQDSSSQQVAPFLSPQPGDRVIDACAGAGGKSLHIAALMENKGKIISLDIHEWKLQELQKRARRDGVHCIETRAITSSKVIKRLKQTADSVLMDVPCSGLGVLKRNPDTKWKMSPQRLEDLHRLQKEIIHDYSQMVKPGGYFVYSTCSIFPSENSGIVQDFLKSQPQWNLVEDRSLLPSDDGDGFYMARLQHRI, from the coding sequence TTGCGTTCGTCTTCTGAAACCCGATATTTCAAGCATCTGTTTGATCGCTGTGCCGAGGCGCTGGCCTCTATTTTTAACGAGAATAAGCATGCCGATAAGGTCATTGAGTATTATTTCCGAAACAACAAAAAATGGGGTAAGCGCGACCGGCATTTTTTTGCAGAAACCATCTACGAGTGTGTCCGCTGGTGGAACCAGTTGGCCTTTCTAGCGCTGGGAAAGACGGAACCGCAGTCTCTTGAGGACATTCATCGCATCATTGCCGCCTTCTTCTTAAAAACGGAAAAGGACCTCCCAGAGTGGTACGAGAAGTACGACCGTGAAATACAAAATCGCCTCGCAATCCCTCTCGCCCGCCACCTTCAGTTTGCAGTTCCCGAATGGCTTTATCTCCGCGGCAAAGAGGAACTCGGTGAAGTCCAATGGCATGAGGCTCTCAACCATCTCAACACTCCGGCGAAAGTCGTGTTGCGGGTGAATACTTTAAAAATTTCACGTCGAGATTTTTTACGTGAGTGTGCCCGCGAGGAATTCCACGTTGACGAAAAACCTTTGCCTCAAGCTCCAGATGCCGTCGTCATGACTCAGCGGAAAAATATTTTTGCCTCACAGCTGTTTCAAAAGGGGCTTTGCGAAGTTCAAGACAGCTCCAGTCAGCAGGTGGCCCCCTTCCTCTCACCTCAACCAGGAGATCGAGTGATCGATGCTTGTGCGGGCGCGGGTGGAAAATCTCTGCATATTGCCGCCCTCATGGAAAATAAAGGGAAAATTATCTCGTTAGATATACACGAATGGAAACTCCAAGAATTACAAAAACGAGCCCGCCGCGACGGTGTTCACTGCATAGAAACTCGGGCGATCACATCCAGTAAGGTTATCAAACGCCTCAAACAAACAGCCGACTCCGTCCTGATGGATGTGCCCTGCTCAGGACTCGGTGTCCTCAAGAGAAATCCAGATACAAAATGGAAAATGTCGCCGCAACGGCTTGAAGATCTCCATCGATTGCAAAAAGAAATCATTCACGACTACAGCCAGATGGTAAAGCCCGGCGGCTATTTTGTGTATTCAACATGTAGTATTTTTCCGTCGGAGAATTCGGGAATTGTCCAAGATTTCCTCAAGAGCCAGCCACAGTGGAATCTCGTCGAGGATCGCAGCCTTCTCCCGTCCGACGACGGAGATGGTTTTTATATGGCTCGCTTACAACACAGAATTTAA
- a CDS encoding kinase/pyrophosphorylase: MSDKKVFIYVISDGTGETAMTMTRAALVHYTDHDLNIVRHKNIRTQPQIDSAIEEAFEKKAIIIHTIVSRQLRKYLQEKTGSLGVPQVDLLGPILNELDDFLHVTDNARRAGILHSVDEKYYKRVEAIEFTVKHDDGKVLSDLDKADIVLVGISRTSKTPLSLFLSHRGWRVANIPLVPNTPLPEELFKIDQRKIVGLIIEPDSLHRIRRNRLERIGQDPGGEYARLDKIYEEIDWARELFAKNKRWPVFNVTERALEETATEITKIICTRMGIKFDPTMF, from the coding sequence ATGAGCGATAAAAAAGTTTTTATCTATGTCATTTCTGACGGGACGGGCGAGACCGCCATGACCATGACCCGTGCGGCACTCGTGCACTACACCGACCACGATCTGAACATCGTTCGACACAAAAATATCCGCACTCAACCGCAAATTGATTCGGCCATCGAAGAGGCCTTCGAGAAAAAAGCCATCATCATCCACACGATCGTGAGCCGACAGCTTCGAAAGTATCTTCAGGAAAAGACGGGCTCCTTGGGTGTGCCTCAGGTGGATTTGTTGGGCCCTATTCTTAACGAGTTGGACGATTTCCTCCATGTCACCGATAACGCCCGACGTGCGGGGATTCTTCACTCTGTGGACGAGAAGTATTACAAGCGCGTGGAGGCCATCGAGTTTACGGTGAAACATGATGACGGCAAAGTTTTAAGTGATCTCGATAAGGCCGACATCGTGCTTGTCGGCATTAGTCGAACCAGTAAAACTCCACTGAGTCTTTTTCTAAGTCACAGAGGCTGGAGGGTCGCCAATATTCCCTTGGTGCCCAACACGCCCCTTCCCGAGGAACTTTTTAAAATCGATCAACGAAAGATCGTGGGCTTGATCATCGAGCCCGATTCGCTTCATCGCATTCGCAGAAATCGTCTGGAGCGCATAGGTCAAGATCCGGGCGGAGAGTACGCCCGCCTCGATAAGATTTACGAAGAGATCGATTGGGCGAGGGAGCTTTTCGCAAAGAATAAACGCTGGCCCGTTTTTAATGTGACTGAGCGCGCTTTGGAAGAGACCGCCACGGAAATCACGAAAATCATTTGCACTCGGATGGGGATTAAATTCGATCCAACAATGTTTTAA
- a CDS encoding TonB-dependent receptor plug domain-containing protein, whose translation MSFLVTLIVSGLLSHAHDHDHDHSQPLHTILVTPENFFDSHRHDTTDRVEVLNKAHIDQSNATTLNEAVDRMQGVDSQDYCANCGAKRISINGLRGDHTSVLIDGIPLYSAVTSVYGFDAIPMQSVGEIEVMRGTGSALLNPEAIGGTINIITLSPTESGAKATASYGTYNSRIFELLNNYVSESKKYKLSVGGELSRQNPWDVDNNGMSESPWRNRYSLFLKQSVNVSDTLQWATRLSFADLEIIGGNMARFRLQSPISLQASENDFVDGDVRKPYIGEISKISERVQVQRTELTSKMIKILDSTSTLEWNLGGANYNQDSIYLHAFDYKTKDLTLYTDLRWRTQLTTNQTLLLGTSARQETLRSQSVVMYDTNNIPKDDFDYTAYSIFAQHEWSLPYNWELSSALRFEKNEE comes from the coding sequence ATGAGCTTTCTCGTCACTTTAATTGTCTCAGGTTTGCTATCACACGCCCATGATCACGACCATGATCATTCCCAGCCCTTACATACAATTCTTGTGACCCCCGAAAATTTTTTTGATTCTCATCGGCATGACACCACCGATCGCGTCGAAGTGCTCAACAAAGCCCATATTGATCAGTCCAACGCGACCACGCTCAACGAAGCGGTGGATCGGATGCAGGGTGTGGACAGCCAAGACTACTGCGCCAACTGTGGCGCCAAACGAATCAGTATCAACGGACTCCGGGGAGATCACACATCGGTTTTGATTGACGGAATTCCTCTGTACTCCGCCGTGACGTCGGTTTATGGCTTCGACGCCATTCCTATGCAGTCCGTGGGCGAGATTGAAGTCATGCGCGGAACCGGGAGCGCGCTCCTCAATCCCGAGGCCATCGGCGGCACCATCAACATCATTACGTTAAGCCCCACCGAATCCGGAGCGAAAGCCACCGCCTCTTACGGAACTTACAATAGTCGTATCTTTGAGCTTCTGAATAATTATGTTTCGGAGTCGAAGAAATACAAACTTTCCGTGGGCGGAGAGTTGAGTCGGCAGAATCCATGGGACGTCGACAACAACGGAATGTCGGAAAGCCCCTGGAGAAATCGCTATTCTTTATTTTTAAAACAAAGCGTGAACGTGTCCGATACACTTCAGTGGGCCACCCGATTGAGTTTCGCGGATTTAGAAATTATAGGGGGCAACATGGCGCGCTTCCGTCTCCAATCACCCATTTCTCTCCAAGCCAGTGAAAATGATTTCGTTGATGGCGATGTCCGAAAACCTTATATCGGGGAGATCTCTAAGATCAGCGAACGAGTGCAAGTCCAAAGAACCGAACTGACTTCGAAGATGATCAAAATCCTAGACTCCACCTCCACACTCGAGTGGAACTTGGGAGGCGCCAATTACAATCAGGATTCGATTTACCTCCATGCCTTTGATTACAAAACCAAAGACCTAACACTTTATACTGATCTTCGATGGAGAACCCAACTGACCACGAACCAGACGTTGCTCCTCGGGACTTCGGCTCGTCAAGAAACGCTACGATCCCAATCCGTCGTTATGTACGACACCAATAATATCCCGAAAGACGATTTTGATTATACGGCCTATTCAATTTTTGCTCAGCATGAGTGGTCTCTCCCTTACAACTGGGAGCTTTCCAGCGCCCTTCGATTCGAAAAAAATGAAGAGTGA